In a genomic window of Fusarium verticillioides 7600 chromosome 11, whole genome shotgun sequence:
- a CDS encoding hypothetical protein (At least one base has a quality score < 10) — protein sequence MANVALLIGDRKQAKKVVLFFHGGGYAAPITKGHLDWCWRAYVLAGIEEGVEVAVAVLEYTLIPEARYPVQLRQAASGLAYLLHKGISPQDIIIGGDSAGGQLTAQLLCHLLQPLPTVPEITLAKPLAGAFLVSPWVAQSTDDASYRENAWIDMLPTPGIVAFTKELLGPDAEPTISAFPLDRDESSLAGMASVVSQMYVTAGTHEIFRDQVLAFKERVELLNPDLKLRFQRYENCAHDFIVIENEDGECTQDMKRWMLDLLAVE from the coding sequence ATGGCAAATGTCGCGCTTTTGATAGGCGATcgaaagcaagcaaagaaagTTGTTCTGTTCTTTCACGGCGGTGGCTATGCGGCCCCAATCACGAAAGGACATCTGGATTGGTGCTGGCGAGCGTATGTCCTTGCGGGGATCGAAGAGGGCGTTGAGGTCGCAGTGGCTGTTCTTGAGTACACTTTGATTCCCGAGGCGAGATACCCAGTACAACTTCGACAAGCAGCAAGCGGACTGGCTTATCTTCTACACAAGGGAATTTCACCTCAGGATATCATAATTGGAGGAGACTCTGCCGGCGGACAACTAACAGCCCAGTTACTCTGTCACCTCCTTCAACCACTACCCACAGTCCCAGAAATAACATTAGCCAAGCCCCTGGCTGGTGCCTTTCTGGTTTCTCCATGGGTAGCCCAATCCACCGACGATGCTTCATACAGAGAGAACGCATGGATAGATATGCTTCCAACACCAGGCATTGTAGCATTTACCAAGGAGTTACTAGGCCCTGACGCCGAACCCACCATCTCAGCATTTCCACTAGATAGAGATGAGTCTAGTTTGGCCGGAATGGCATCTGTCGTGAGCCAGATGTACGTGACTGCCGGAACACACGAGATCTTCCGAGATCAGGTGCTTGCTTTCAAGGAAAGGGTCGAGCTCTTGAACCCCGATCTGAAGTTGCGGTTTCAGCGTTATGAGAATTGTGCCCATGACTTTATAGTCATCGAGAacgaagatggagagtgTACTCAGGATATGAAGCGGTGGATGCTTGACTTACTGGCTGTGGAGTAG